The Algoriphagus sp. TR-M9 genome has a window encoding:
- a CDS encoding response regulator — protein MRTDLILVDDDPISLLISKHLIEKAWPSQDVLRVMTFNVPVDCLSYLSHLKNGQNVRIGALKILLDLNMPEIDGWKFMNLLDKIDPEKLIKVVIHSSSKNPKDMELAFSYSRVVNYIPKPMDSAKVSQLLNDMNVTYNQKNSMNNLNR, from the coding sequence ATGAGGACCGACCTGATTTTAGTCGATGATGACCCGATATCCCTGCTTATATCCAAGCACTTAATTGAGAAGGCTTGGCCAAGTCAGGATGTTTTAAGGGTAATGACATTTAACGTTCCTGTTGATTGCTTGTCATATTTATCACATTTGAAAAATGGCCAAAATGTAAGAATAGGAGCATTAAAGATTTTATTGGATTTAAATATGCCAGAAATCGATGGATGGAAGTTTATGAATCTGTTAGATAAGATCGATCCGGAGAAACTGATCAAAGTTGTAATCCATTCCTCTTCTAAAAACCCAAAGGACATGGAATTAGCTTTTTCTTATTCCCGTGTGGTCAATTATATACCAAAACCTATGGATAGTGCTAAGGTTTCTCAACTTTTAAATGATATGAATGTTACCTATAATCAGAAGAATAGTATGAATAATTTGAACCGGTAA
- a CDS encoding response regulator, with protein MKTRILLIEDSRTLAENLNEIFEVFDYELLEILTSAEKAMEVIRKKKPDLLLIDIKLKGIKNGIELAEEIRDKIKIPIVFITSYSGKEVIKKIQHLAPEGIVTKPFTYDALITSIELALANSKRN; from the coding sequence ATGAAAACAAGAATTCTACTAATTGAGGACAGCAGGACGCTAGCAGAAAACCTAAATGAAATATTTGAGGTGTTTGATTATGAACTGTTAGAAATTTTAACTAGTGCCGAAAAAGCGATGGAGGTAATTAGAAAAAAAAAACCAGACCTTCTTTTAATTGACATCAAGCTTAAAGGCATAAAAAACGGTATAGAATTAGCAGAAGAAATTAGGGATAAAATAAAAATACCAATCGTTTTCATCACATCCTACTCAGGTAAGGAGGTCATAAAAAAAATTCAACACCTGGCTCCCGAAGGAATAGTAACGAAACCATTTACTTACGATGCACTCATTACGAGTATAGAACTAGCCCTTGCAAACTCCAAAAGAAATTAG